In the genome of Ancylomarina subtilis, one region contains:
- a CDS encoding DNA-directed RNA polymerase subunit alpha, translating into MAILAFQKPDKVIMLDADDRFGKFEFRPLEPGYGITIGNALRRILLSSLEGYAITTIKIQGVDHEFSTVPGIIEDVTEMILNLKQVRFKQKVEEVDSELVTVTISDQETFTAGDINKFLTGFEVLNPELVICRMDSSAKLQLDLTINKGRGYIPSVENKPVDAEFGVIPIDAIHTPIKNVKFDVENYRVEQKTDYEKLVFEITTDGSIHPKEALKEAAKILIYHFMLFSDEKITLDTDEKFANEEFDEEVLHMRQLLKTKLVDMDLSVRALNCLKAADVDTLGELVQFNRNDLLKFRNFGKKSLTELDDLLESLNLTFGMDISKYKLDKE; encoded by the coding sequence ATGGCAATATTAGCTTTCCAAAAACCGGACAAAGTTATTATGCTCGACGCAGACGATAGATTCGGAAAATTCGAATTTCGTCCATTAGAGCCTGGATATGGTATTACAATTGGTAACGCCTTAAGAAGAATTTTACTTTCTTCTCTTGAGGGGTATGCAATTACTACTATCAAAATTCAGGGTGTTGATCATGAGTTCTCTACAGTACCAGGTATTATTGAGGATGTAACCGAAATGATCCTGAACTTAAAACAAGTTCGGTTTAAACAAAAAGTTGAAGAAGTTGACAGCGAGTTGGTAACTGTTACCATTTCGGATCAAGAAACTTTTACAGCAGGCGATATTAACAAGTTCCTAACCGGTTTCGAAGTGTTGAATCCAGAACTTGTGATTTGCAGAATGGATAGCTCTGCCAAATTACAATTGGATTTAACTATCAATAAAGGTCGTGGTTATATTCCTTCTGTAGAGAATAAACCCGTAGATGCTGAGTTTGGAGTCATTCCAATTGATGCTATTCACACACCAATTAAGAACGTTAAGTTTGATGTTGAGAATTACCGTGTAGAGCAAAAAACTGATTACGAAAAATTAGTTTTTGAAATTACAACTGATGGTTCTATTCATCCAAAAGAAGCGTTGAAAGAAGCGGCTAAAATTCTGATTTATCACTTCATGCTATTCTCAGATGAAAAGATTACTCTTGACACTGATGAGAAGTTTGCAAACGAAGAGTTTGATGAAGAAGTATTGCATATGCGCCAACTTCTTAAAACTAAATTGGTAGATATGGATCTTTCTGTTAGAGCATTGAATTGCTTGAAAGCTGCTGATGTAGATACATTAGGAGAACTTGTTCAATTCAACAGAAACGACCTATTGAAATTTAGAAACTTTGGTAAGAAATCCTTAACCGAGTTAGATGACCTATTAGAGTCATTGAATCTTACTTTCGGTATGGATATTTCTAAGTATAAATTAGATAAGGAATAA
- a CDS encoding response regulator, with amino-acid sequence MEKIERVCWEENIDSCTVVKTELEKRNIPMKEAKILLVEDKISNRKTIEIYLRSRVGKVEVAENGKEAVEMFTENKYDMILMDIQMPIMGGIEAAQHIREIEADRDYRVPIIAFSANYFSSDKETSIEVGMDAYISKPFQSKTLFNLMEEYI; translated from the coding sequence ATGGAAAAAATCGAACGTGTTTGTTGGGAAGAAAATATCGATTCTTGTACTGTCGTTAAAACGGAGCTAGAAAAAAGAAATATTCCAATGAAGGAAGCTAAAATCTTGTTAGTAGAAGATAAGATTAGCAATAGAAAGACGATTGAAATTTATTTAAGATCGAGAGTCGGAAAAGTCGAAGTCGCAGAAAATGGCAAAGAAGCCGTTGAGATGTTTACCGAGAACAAATACGATATGATCCTAATGGATATACAAATGCCAATTATGGGAGGTATTGAAGCAGCTCAACACATTAGAGAAATAGAAGCTGACAGGGATTACCGTGTGCCTATCATTGCATTTAGTGCCAACTACTTTTCATCGGACAAGGAAACATCTATTGAAGTAGGTATGGATGCATATATTTCTAAGCCATTTCAATCGAAAACACTTTTTAATTTGATGGAAGAATATATCTAA
- the rplQ gene encoding 50S ribosomal protein L17, with translation MRHRKRFNHLGRKAAHRKAMLSNMASSLILHKRISTTTAKAKALKMYVEPLITKSKEDTTHSRRVVFSYLKQKEAVTELFREVSVKVATRNGGYTRILKTGNRLGDNAEMCIIELVDYNETYVSEKKAEAKKTTRRRKSTKKADAPAEVEAPEATEEKGEE, from the coding sequence ATGAGACATAGAAAAAGATTCAATCACCTAGGAAGAAAAGCTGCCCACAGAAAGGCTATGCTTTCAAATATGGCGTCTTCTTTAATCTTACACAAAAGAATCAGTACAACTACTGCTAAAGCTAAGGCTTTAAAAATGTATGTAGAGCCATTGATTACTAAGAGTAAGGAAGATACTACTCACTCAAGACGTGTTGTTTTTAGCTACTTAAAGCAAAAAGAAGCCGTTACTGAGTTATTCAGAGAAGTTTCAGTTAAGGTTGCGACTCGTAACGGAGGTTATACTCGTATTCTTAAAACTGGTAATCGTTTAGGCGATAACGCAGAAATGTGTATTATTGAGCTAGTAGATTACAACGAGACTTATGTATCTGAGAAAAAAGCTGAAGCTAAGAAAACAACTCGTAGAAGAAAAAGCACTAAGAAAGCTGATGCTCCTGCTGAAGTTGAAGCTCCAGAAGCTACAGAAGAAAAAGGCGAAGAGTAA
- the eno gene encoding phosphopyruvate hydratase, whose product MSEIVNIHGREILDSRGNPTIEVEVTLASGFMGRAGVPSGASTGENEALELRDGDKSRYLGKGVLKAVDNVNNVIAKALIGMDATDQVAIDKAMIALDGTKTKSNLGANAMLGVSLATAKAAALYSGMPLYRYIGGTNANVLPVPMMNIINGGSHSDATIAFQEFMIRPIGAPSFREALRMGAEVFHALAKVLKGKGLSTAVGDEGGFAPMLAGTEEAIDCILTAIKNAGYKPGRKEDGGDVSIAMDCASSEFYKDGVYDYSIFEPNGVKRNSEEQAAYLAELIAKYPIDSIEDGMDEGDWDGWVALNAFIGDKCQLVGDDLFVTNTDYLAKGIELKAANSILIKVNQIGTLTETLNAIEMAHRAGYTSVTSHRSGETEDATIADISVATNAGQIKTGSLSRSDRMAKYNQLLRIEEELGENAIFGC is encoded by the coding sequence ATGTCAGAAATTGTAAACATTCACGGTCGTGAAATTCTTGATTCACGTGGAAATCCTACTATCGAAGTTGAAGTAACTCTTGCTAGTGGTTTTATGGGTCGTGCCGGTGTTCCTTCAGGAGCTTCAACTGGTGAAAATGAAGCCTTAGAGCTTCGTGACGGCGATAAGTCTCGTTATTTAGGTAAAGGTGTGTTAAAAGCTGTTGATAACGTAAATAACGTTATTGCAAAGGCTTTGATTGGTATGGATGCAACAGATCAGGTTGCTATTGATAAAGCCATGATTGCACTTGACGGAACAAAGACTAAATCTAACTTGGGTGCAAATGCTATGTTAGGTGTTTCTTTGGCTACTGCTAAAGCTGCTGCTTTATATTCAGGTATGCCATTGTATCGTTACATTGGTGGTACTAATGCTAATGTACTTCCAGTTCCAATGATGAATATCATCAATGGTGGATCTCACTCTGATGCGACTATCGCATTCCAGGAGTTCATGATCCGTCCTATTGGTGCGCCTTCATTCCGTGAGGCTTTAAGAATGGGTGCTGAAGTATTTCACGCTCTTGCTAAAGTTCTTAAAGGTAAAGGTCTTTCTACTGCAGTTGGTGACGAAGGTGGTTTCGCTCCAATGTTAGCTGGTACTGAAGAGGCAATTGACTGTATTCTAACTGCTATTAAAAATGCAGGTTACAAGCCAGGTCGTAAAGAAGATGGTGGTGATGTTTCTATCGCTATGGACTGTGCTTCTTCTGAGTTTTACAAGGATGGTGTATATGATTACAGCATTTTCGAACCTAATGGTGTTAAAAGAAACTCTGAAGAGCAAGCTGCTTACCTAGCTGAATTGATCGCTAAGTATCCTATCGATTCAATCGAAGACGGTATGGACGAAGGTGACTGGGATGGTTGGGTTGCTCTTAATGCGTTTATCGGTGACAAGTGTCAGTTGGTAGGTGACGATTTATTCGTTACTAACACAGATTATTTGGCTAAAGGTATCGAGCTTAAAGCGGCTAATTCTATCTTGATTAAAGTAAACCAAATTGGTACTTTAACTGAGACCTTAAACGCTATTGAAATGGCTCACCGTGCAGGTTACACTTCAGTAACTTCTCACCGTTCAGGTGAAACTGAAGATGCGACTATCGCTGACATTTCTGTTGCAACTAACGCTGGACAGATTAAGACGGGTTCTTTGAGTCGTTCTGATCGTATGGCTAAGTACAACCAATTGCTTCGTATCGAAGAAGAATTGGGTGAGAATGCAATTTTCGGATGCTAA